In bacterium YEK0313, one genomic interval encodes:
- a CDS encoding bacteriophage N4 receptor, outer membrane subunit, whose product MPRTVLRPRRPAALAFTMTIIALAAAGCSPRARSGGGDITGSIRPQAAAPQPSLEQQARLELDSLSARYRASPQDAGNAMRYGRALRATGQAPQAVAVLERVAIRDPRNLALLGEYGRALADAGQFDQALEVLNRAQRPDLPDWRITNVQASILDQMARHDEAQRMYDEALKIAPGQPEILSNLGLSLALSRKLAQAEQVLRQAVAHPAADRRIRQNLALVVGLQGRFGEAEELARRDLAPAEAEQNVAYLRAMLARQAAPSHAGRTGQGPRG is encoded by the coding sequence ATGCCGCGCACCGTTTTGCGCCCGCGCCGCCCGGCGGCCCTTGCCTTCACCATGACGATCATCGCGCTCGCAGCAGCCGGCTGCAGCCCGCGCGCGCGCTCGGGCGGTGGCGACATTACCGGTTCGATCCGGCCGCAGGCGGCCGCCCCGCAGCCGAGCCTCGAACAACAGGCCCGGCTCGAGCTCGACAGCCTGTCCGCGCGCTATCGCGCGAGCCCCCAGGATGCCGGCAACGCCATGCGCTATGGCCGCGCGCTCAGGGCGACCGGCCAAGCGCCGCAGGCGGTGGCGGTGCTCGAGCGGGTGGCCATCCGCGACCCGCGCAACCTCGCTCTGCTCGGTGAATATGGCCGGGCGCTGGCCGATGCCGGCCAGTTCGACCAGGCGCTGGAAGTGCTCAACCGCGCGCAGCGGCCGGACCTGCCCGACTGGCGCATCACCAATGTCCAGGCCTCCATCCTCGACCAGATGGCGCGTCACGACGAAGCCCAGCGCATGTATGACGAGGCCCTGAAGATCGCCCCCGGCCAGCCTGAGATCCTGAGCAATCTCGGCCTGTCGCTGGCGCTGTCGCGCAAGCTCGCCCAGGCCGAGCAGGTGCTGCGCCAGGCCGTGGCTCATCCGGCCGCGGACCGGCGCATCCGCCAGAACCTGGCGCTCGTCGTCGGCCTGCAGGGGCGCTTCGGCGAGGCCGAGGAGCTCGCCCGGCGGGATCTCGCCCCGGCCGAAGCCGAACAGAATGTCGCCTATCTCAGAGCCATGCTGGCCCGCCAGGCGGCGCCGTCCCATGCCGGACGGACCGGCCAGGGCCCGCGCGGCTGA
- the puo gene encoding Putrescine oxidase translates to MNELLMSRRSLLVASAALAASQAQAQGERPPAEVDIVIIGAGAAGLAAARKATAAGRSVVVLEAKDRVGGRCIADTVNFGLPMDLGAHWIHAPAENPVVPLARAAGFTLYDDPDRPRLMIKGRGPRESERENFASALRRSQRAILDAGEAGREVALSEVVPHDLGDWRPTVEFLKGAWDAGKEMAQISCVDFYNAVETRDMFCRQSYGAILAKLAEGVPVRLSTAATRVDWSGRGVSVETPAGTLKARTCIVTVSTAVLAANAIHFAPALPKRQQDAINALSCGAYEHLIVHLPGNPMEASPDEPFVIKADGPAVAKPLARIGGSDWWYLDIGGRFARDLAAAGPAAMKAFASEFVGNELGPHARRVLGEIHVTSWTTDPFVRGAWSVAGPGATPQRLRLAEPIGQRILLAGEATDEGLWGTVGGAWASGERAADQALRWLSQPPAPPRRRHR, encoded by the coding sequence ATGAACGAATTGTTGATGTCCCGGCGCAGCCTCCTCGTCGCTTCGGCCGCCCTGGCGGCAAGCCAGGCCCAGGCCCAGGGCGAGCGGCCGCCGGCCGAAGTCGACATCGTCATCATCGGCGCCGGCGCCGCCGGCCTTGCCGCCGCGCGCAAGGCGACCGCCGCCGGCCGCTCCGTGGTGGTCCTGGAGGCCAAGGACCGGGTCGGCGGCCGCTGCATCGCCGATACCGTCAATTTTGGCCTGCCCATGGATCTTGGCGCGCACTGGATCCACGCGCCGGCGGAAAACCCGGTCGTGCCGCTCGCCCGCGCCGCCGGCTTTACGCTCTACGATGATCCCGACCGGCCGCGCCTGATGATCAAGGGCCGCGGCCCGCGCGAAAGCGAGCGGGAGAACTTCGCTTCCGCCCTGCGCCGGTCGCAGCGCGCGATCCTGGACGCCGGCGAGGCCGGCCGGGAGGTCGCCCTGTCGGAGGTGGTGCCGCACGATCTCGGCGACTGGCGGCCGACGGTGGAGTTCCTCAAGGGCGCCTGGGATGCCGGCAAGGAAATGGCGCAGATCTCCTGCGTGGATTTCTACAATGCGGTGGAAACGCGCGACATGTTCTGTCGCCAGAGCTATGGCGCGATCCTGGCGAAGCTCGCCGAGGGCGTGCCGGTACGGCTGTCGACCGCCGCGACGCGCGTCGACTGGTCGGGGCGGGGGGTGAGCGTCGAGACGCCGGCGGGGACGCTGAAGGCCCGCACCTGCATCGTCACCGTCTCCACCGCCGTGCTCGCCGCCAATGCCATCCATTTCGCGCCGGCGCTGCCGAAACGCCAGCAGGACGCGATCAATGCGCTGAGCTGCGGCGCCTATGAACATCTCATCGTGCATCTGCCCGGCAATCCGATGGAGGCGAGCCCCGACGAACCCTTCGTGATCAAGGCTGATGGCCCGGCGGTGGCCAAGCCGCTCGCCCGGATCGGCGGCTCGGACTGGTGGTATCTCGACATTGGCGGGCGTTTCGCCCGGGACCTCGCGGCGGCGGGGCCTGCGGCCATGAAGGCCTTCGCCAGCGAATTCGTCGGCAACGAGCTCGGCCCGCATGCCCGCCGCGTGCTGGGCGAGATCCATGTCACCTCCTGGACCACCGATCCCTTCGTGCGCGGCGCCTGGTCGGTCGCCGGTCCCGGCGCGACGCCGCAGCGGCTGCGGCTCGCCGAACCGATCGGGCAGCGCATCCTGCTGGCCGGGGAGGCGACCGACGAAGGCCTGTGGGGCACGGTGGGCGGGGCCTGGGCATCCGGCGAACGGGCCGCGGACCAGGCCCTGCGCTGGCTGAGCCAGCCGCCGGCCCCGCCGCGCCGTCGGCACCGCTGA
- the proA_1 gene encoding 4-hydroxy-4-methyl-2-oxoglutarate aldolase, with the protein MTDTFADLIARARPLIASAPVSDALDEHGFRRQILPPSIRPVDERTVLFGPVRTGSYRPVWEHIPNIYDLEIALVDDLKPGEVCVMACAGNLNIGPWGELLSTRARYLDAAGFLTDGSVRDVAAIRAMGFPVFAGALSPADTQHRGMMAAKDVPVRIGETDIAPGDVIVGDVDGVVVVPRAAALQVLATALDKITGERHMRADIEAGMTLADAFKKHGLL; encoded by the coding sequence ATGACCGATACCTTTGCCGATCTCATCGCCCGCGCCCGCCCGCTGATCGCCTCCGCGCCGGTCTCCGACGCGCTCGACGAGCACGGCTTCCGCCGGCAGATCCTGCCGCCATCGATCCGGCCGGTCGACGAGCGGACGGTGCTGTTCGGGCCGGTCCGCACCGGCTCCTACCGGCCGGTCTGGGAGCACATTCCCAATATCTACGACCTCGAAATCGCCCTGGTCGACGACCTGAAGCCGGGCGAGGTCTGCGTCATGGCCTGCGCCGGCAATCTGAATATCGGCCCCTGGGGCGAACTCCTGTCGACCCGGGCGCGCTATCTCGACGCGGCCGGCTTCCTGACCGACGGTTCGGTGCGCGACGTCGCGGCGATCCGCGCCATGGGCTTTCCGGTCTTCGCCGGCGCGCTGTCGCCGGCCGATACCCAGCACCGCGGCATGATGGCGGCCAAGGACGTGCCGGTCCGTATCGGCGAGACCGATATCGCACCGGGCGACGTGATTGTCGGTGACGTCGACGGCGTGGTCGTCGTGCCGCGCGCGGCGGCGCTGCAGGTCCTGGCCACGGCGCTCGACAAGATCACCGGCGAACGGCACATGCGCGCCGATATCGAGGCCGGCATGACGCTCGCCGACGCGTTCAAGAAGCACGGGCTGCTGTAA
- the bbsE gene encoding Succinyl-CoA:(R)-benzylsuccinate CoA-transferase subunit BbsE: protein MTGGPIRSEEGILTTGGPLAGVTVIELAGLGPGPFCGMMLADLGAEVIRVDRAGAPSWSADGSLGRGRKSIAVDLKKPGAADLILRLVAKADALIEGFRPGVTERLGLGPEDCLKVNPRLVYGRMTGWGQDGPLAAAPGHDLNYLALSGMLWPIGPADRPPAIPLNLIGDFGGGGMMLALGLTAGIISARTTGKGQVVDSAMVDGAAVLGTLIFGMIANKRWTVAREANMLDGGAPFYGVYETADGGYVSIGSLEPQFYAALIRLLELKDPRFGEQWDKTMWPDLRATLTATFKSRTRAAWCDLLEGSDVCFAPVLSPAEAAVHPHNVARATFSTADGAPMPNPAPRFSGTPARAGAAAEEPGAETGAVLAAAGLSRQEIEAAHASGLVAGRI, encoded by the coding sequence ATGACGGGCGGGCCGATCCGCTCCGAGGAGGGAATCTTGACGACAGGTGGACCGCTCGCTGGCGTGACGGTGATCGAGCTGGCTGGGCTCGGGCCCGGGCCGTTCTGCGGCATGATGCTCGCCGATCTCGGTGCCGAGGTGATCCGCGTCGACCGGGCCGGGGCCCCGTCCTGGTCGGCCGACGGCTCGCTCGGCCGCGGCCGCAAGTCGATCGCCGTCGACCTGAAGAAGCCGGGGGCGGCCGATCTCATCTTGCGCCTCGTCGCCAAGGCCGATGCCCTGATCGAAGGGTTCCGGCCCGGAGTGACCGAGCGCCTCGGTCTCGGGCCCGAGGACTGCCTCAAGGTCAATCCGCGCCTCGTCTACGGCCGGATGACCGGCTGGGGCCAGGACGGGCCGCTCGCCGCGGCGCCCGGCCACGATCTCAATTACCTCGCCCTGTCGGGCATGCTCTGGCCGATCGGCCCGGCCGACCGGCCGCCGGCCATCCCGCTGAACCTGATCGGCGATTTCGGCGGCGGCGGCATGATGCTGGCGCTTGGCCTCACGGCGGGCATCATCAGCGCGCGCACCACCGGCAAGGGGCAGGTGGTGGACAGCGCGATGGTGGACGGCGCGGCGGTGCTGGGCACGCTGATCTTCGGCATGATCGCCAACAAGCGCTGGACGGTGGCGCGCGAGGCCAACATGCTCGACGGCGGCGCGCCGTTCTATGGAGTCTACGAGACCGCCGACGGCGGCTATGTCTCGATCGGCTCGCTCGAGCCGCAGTTCTACGCGGCGCTGATCCGCCTGCTCGAGCTCAAGGATCCGCGTTTCGGCGAGCAATGGGACAAGACGATGTGGCCGGATCTCAGGGCGACCCTGACCGCCACCTTCAAGTCGCGGACGCGCGCGGCCTGGTGCGATCTCCTCGAGGGCAGCGACGTCTGCTTCGCGCCGGTGCTGAGCCCGGCCGAAGCCGCCGTGCATCCGCACAATGTGGCGCGAGCCACCTTTTCGACCGCCGACGGGGCGCCGATGCCGAATCCGGCGCCGCGCTTTTCCGGGACGCCGGCGCGCGCCGGCGCCGCTGCGGAGGAGCCTGGCGCCGAGACGGGAGCGGTGCTTGCCGCCGCGGGGCTCAGCCGGCAGGAGATCGAGGCTGCCCACGCCTCCGGGCTGGTCGCCGGCCGGATCTGA
- the trxA_2 gene encoding Thioredoxin-1, translated as MSGNGGAKFGGSFGGSFGGGYGGAAMQQATPAPAAAAAAAAPAEGLIRDTTTKDFVKDVLEESKTQPVLVDFWAPWCGPCKQLTPIIEKVVTAFKGKVKLVKMNIDDHPQVAGQLGIQSIPAVIAFDKGQPIDGFMGALPESQVNAFIEKLVGAKAGADLAVVVAEGDAMLAEGNLEAAAEIYAQVLGAEPNHLGALGGLARAAVAAGDLAQAKAVLEAVPADKVNDKAVAAARAALEVAEQAADLGPVQELEAKVAANPADHQARFDLAVALNGAGKREEATDHLLEIFKRDRAWNDDGARKQLVQFFEAWGPMDEATLAGRRKLSSLLFR; from the coding sequence ATGAGCGGCAATGGCGGCGCGAAGTTTGGTGGATCCTTCGGCGGCTCGTTCGGCGGCGGCTATGGCGGGGCAGCCATGCAGCAGGCGACGCCGGCCCCGGCGGCCGCTGCTGCGGCTGCGGCGCCCGCGGAAGGGCTGATCAGGGATACGACCACCAAGGATTTCGTCAAGGACGTGCTGGAGGAATCCAAGACCCAGCCGGTTCTGGTCGACTTCTGGGCGCCCTGGTGCGGCCCGTGCAAGCAGCTCACCCCGATCATCGAAAAGGTGGTCACCGCCTTCAAGGGCAAGGTGAAGCTCGTCAAGATGAACATCGACGACCACCCGCAGGTGGCCGGCCAGCTCGGCATCCAGTCGATCCCGGCCGTGATCGCCTTCGACAAGGGCCAGCCCATCGACGGCTTCATGGGCGCCTTGCCGGAGAGCCAGGTCAACGCCTTCATCGAGAAGCTGGTCGGCGCCAAGGCCGGGGCCGACCTCGCTGTCGTCGTCGCCGAGGGCGATGCGATGCTCGCCGAGGGCAATCTCGAGGCCGCGGCGGAAATCTACGCCCAGGTCCTGGGCGCCGAACCCAATCATCTCGGCGCGCTCGGCGGGCTTGCACGCGCGGCGGTGGCCGCCGGCGATCTCGCCCAGGCGAAGGCCGTGCTGGAGGCCGTGCCGGCCGACAAGGTGAACGACAAGGCGGTCGCCGCGGCCAGGGCCGCCCTCGAGGTTGCCGAGCAGGCTGCCGATCTCGGCCCGGTCCAGGAGCTGGAGGCCAAGGTGGCCGCCAATCCGGCCGACCACCAGGCCCGGTTCGACCTCGCGGTCGCGCTCAACGGCGCTGGCAAGCGCGAGGAGGCGACCGACCACCTCCTCGAAATCTTCAAGCGCGACCGCGCCTGGAACGACGACGGCGCCCGCAAGCAGCTGGTCCAGTTCTTCGAGGCCTGGGGCCCGATGGACGAGGCGACCCTCGCCGGCCGCCGCAAGCTGTCGTCACTGCTGTTCCGCTGA
- the fabG_6 gene encoding 3-oxoacyl-[acyl-carrier-protein] reductase FabG: MPAAVVTGVSTGIGEAIATDLVRRGWQVFGTVRREADAARLADLLGAGFVALEADVTDPEALRAAAGKVASALGDAPLAGLVCNAGISLPGPLLYQPLDEIDRQWQVNVLGLVATIQAFAGLAGAREGFTGTPGRIVTMSSVSGKLVWPFVGGYAASKHAVEAVSHALRRELMPFGVDLVIVGPGPVATPIWQKSSAAIDRSRYQATIYGPIIDRFENAVLSRAGKGLPAAVIAEAVHHALTTARPRTRYALSPARLTSWTLPRLLPDRLLDRLAAKALGLARRR; the protein is encoded by the coding sequence ATGCCGGCAGCGGTCGTCACCGGCGTCTCCACCGGCATCGGCGAGGCGATCGCTACCGATCTCGTCCGCCGCGGCTGGCAGGTCTTCGGCACGGTGCGGCGGGAGGCCGACGCGGCGCGGCTGGCGGATCTGCTCGGCGCCGGCTTCGTCGCGCTCGAAGCCGACGTCACCGATCCCGAGGCGCTGCGCGCCGCCGCCGGCAAGGTGGCCTCGGCCCTTGGCGACGCGCCGCTCGCCGGGCTCGTCTGCAATGCCGGCATCTCGCTGCCGGGGCCGCTGCTGTACCAGCCGCTCGACGAGATCGACCGGCAATGGCAGGTCAACGTGCTGGGCCTCGTCGCCACGATCCAGGCCTTTGCCGGCCTCGCCGGCGCCCGCGAGGGTTTCACCGGCACGCCGGGCCGGATCGTCACCATGTCGTCGGTGTCCGGCAAGCTCGTCTGGCCCTTCGTCGGCGGCTATGCCGCGTCGAAACACGCCGTCGAGGCGGTGAGCCACGCCTTGCGGCGCGAGCTCATGCCTTTCGGCGTCGACCTGGTCATTGTCGGGCCGGGCCCGGTGGCGACGCCGATCTGGCAGAAATCATCGGCCGCCATCGACCGCTCGCGCTATCAGGCGACGATCTACGGGCCGATCATCGATCGTTTCGAGAATGCGGTGCTGTCGCGCGCGGGCAAGGGACTGCCGGCGGCCGTCATTGCCGAGGCGGTGCATCACGCGCTCACGACGGCCCGGCCGAGGACGCGCTATGCGCTGAGCCCGGCGCGGCTGACGAGCTGGACGCTGCCCAGGCTCCTGCCGGACCGCCTGCTCGACCGGCTCGCCGCCAAGGCTCTCGGCCTCGCCAGGCGCCGCTGA